The proteins below come from a single Thunnus thynnus chromosome 10, fThuThy2.1, whole genome shotgun sequence genomic window:
- the fxyd11 gene encoding FXYD domain-containing ion transport regulator 11, with amino-acid sequence MGHLNLVAVMAVLFTLFMETEANPFVYNYERLRIGGLICACLLVAGGLSVLLYNKCSRKGRKVEDDNSEI; translated from the exons ATGGGACATCTCAACCTTGTGGCTGTGATGGCAG TGCTGTTCACCCTTTTCATGGAAACGGAAGCAA ATCCCTTTGTTTACA ACTATGAAAGGCTACGAATCGGAGGTCTGATCTGCGCCTGCTTGTTGGTGGCTGGAGGACTCAGTGTTTTACTCT ATAACAAGTGCTCCAGGAAGGGCag AAAAGTGGAAGATGACAACAGTGAAATCTGA